A region of Enoplosus armatus isolate fEnoArm2 chromosome 14, fEnoArm2.hap1, whole genome shotgun sequence DNA encodes the following proteins:
- the LOC139296259 gene encoding myosin-7, with protein MGDAAMKEFGAAAPYLRKSDRERLEAQTRPFDMKKECFVPDNDEEYVKASITSREGDKVTAQTERGKTVTVKECDVHPQNPPKFDKIEDMAMFTFLHEPAVLFNLKERYAAWMIYTYSGLFCVTINPYKWLPVYNQEVVVAYRGKKRTEAPPHIFSISDNAYQYMLTDRENQSILITGESGAGKTVNTKRVIQYFASIAAGGGKKDTGSEKKGTLEDQIIQANPALEAFGNAKTIRNDNSSRFGKFIRIHFAASGKLASADIETYLLEKSRVTFQLKAERDYHIFYQILSQKKPELLEMLLITNNPYDYTFISQGETTVASINDADELMATDDAFDVLGFTQEEKNGIYKLTGAIMHHGNMKFKNKQREEQAEADGTEDADKISYLMGLNSADLIKGLCHPRVKVGNEWVTKGQNVQQVYYAIGALSKAVYEKMFLWMVVRINHSLDTKQPRQYFIGVLDIAGFEIFDFNTFEQLCINFTNEKLQQFFNHHMFVLEQEEYKKEGIEWTFIDFGMDLQACIDLIEKPMGIMSILEEECMFPKASDATFKAKLYDNHLGKSGNFQKPRVVKGKPEAHFALMHYAGTVDYNINNWLVKNKDPLNETVVGLYQKSTLKLLSFLFLNYAGAESGKNKLTKGSSFQTVSALHRENLNKLMTNLRSTHPHFVRCIIPNETKNPGAMENPLVMHQLRCNGVLEGIRICRKGFPNRILYGDFKQRYRILNPAAIPDGQFIDSRKGAEKLLGSLDIDHNQYKFGHTKVFFKAGLLGQLEEMRDDRLSLIITGIQARSRGLLARVEFQKIVERRDALLVIQWNIRAFMGVKNWPWMKLYFKIKPLLRSAEAEKEMANMKEEFLKLKEAYAKSEARRKELEEKMVSLLQEKNDLQLHVQAEQDNLADAEERCEGLIKHKIQMEAKAKELSERLEDEEEMNAELTAKKRKLEDECSELKKDIDDLELTLAKVEKEKHATENKVKNLVEEMAALDEIIAKLTKEKKALQEAHQQTLDDLQSEEDKVNSLTKAKAKLEQQVDDLEGSLEQEKKIRMDLERAKRKLEGDLKLNQESLMDLENDKQQLEEHLKKKDFEVSQLNNKIEDEQAITIQLQKKLKELQARIEELEEELEAERAARAKVEKQRADLARELEEISERLEEAGGATAAQIEMNKKREAEFQKLRRDLEEATLQHEATAATLRKKQADSVADLGEQIDNLQRVKQKLEKEKSELRLELDDVVSNMEHIVKTKTNIEKTCRTVEDQMNEYKTKFEEAQRCINDFNMQKAKLQTENGELSRQLEEKDSLVSQLTRGKMSYTQQIEDLKRQLEEETKAKSALAHAVQSARHDCDLLREQYEEEQEAKAELQRSMSKANSEVAQWRTKYETDAIQRTEELEEAKKKLAQRLQEAEEAVEAVNAKCSSLEKTKHRLQNEIEDLMVDVERSNAAAAALDKKQRNFDKVLSEWKQKYEESQCDLESSQKEARSLSTELFKLKNSYEESLDHLETMKRENKNLQEEISDLTEQLGEGGKSIHELEKLRKQLEQEKSEIQSALEEAEASLEHEEGKILRAQLEFNQIKADIERKLAEKDEEMEQCKRNLQRTIDTLQSSLEAECRSRNEALRLKKKMEGDLNEMEIQLSQANRQAAEAQKQLKSVHAHLKDCQIQLDESVRANDDLKENIAIVERRNNLLQAELEELRVALEQTERGRKLAEQELLDVSERVQLLHSQNTGLINQKKKLEVDASQLQTEVEEAVQECRNAEEKAKKAITDAAMMAEELKKEQDTSAHLERMKKNMEQTIKDLQHRLDEAEQIAMKGGKKQVQKLEARVRELENEVELEQKKSSEAVKGIRKYERRIKELTYQTEEDRKNTVRLQDLVDKLQLKVKAYKRAAEEAEEQANTHLSKFRKLQHELDEAEERADIAESQVNKLRAKSRDVGSKKGLDEE; from the exons atggGTGACGCTGCCATGAAAGAATTTGGGGCAGCAGCCCCGTACCTGAGGAAGTCAGACAGGGAGCGTCTGGAGGCCCAGACCCGTCCCTTCGACATGAAGAAGGAGTGCTTCGTTCCTGACAATGACGAGGAGTATGTGAAGGCTTCCATCACCAGCCGTGAGGGGGACAAAGTCACTGCTCAGACTGAGAGAGGAAAG ACTGTCACGGTGAAGGAGTGTGATGTACACCCGCAGAACCCGCCGAAGTTTGATAAAATCGAAGACATGGCGATGTTCACCTTCCTCCACGAGCCCGCTGTGCTGTTTAACCTCAAAGAGCGTTATGCAGCATGGATGATCTAT ACCTACTCTGGGCTCTTCTGTGTGACTATCAACCCCTACAAGTGGCTGCCAGTCTACAACCAAGAAGTGGTTGTCGCCtacagagggaagaagaggactGAAGCTCCTCCTCacatcttctccatctctgacaATGCCTACCAGTACATGCTGACTG ACAGAGAAAATCAGTCAATTCTCATCAC TGGAGAATCTGGTGCTGGGAAAACTGTCAACACCAAGAGAGTCATCCAGTACTTTGCCAGCATTGCAGCTGGAGGCGGGAAGAAGGACACAGGCTCTGAGAAAAAG GGCACTCTGGAGGATCAAATCATTCAGGCTAATCCAGCTTTAGAGGCCTTTGGTAATGCCAAGACCATCAGGAATGACAACTCCTCCAGATTT GGCAAATTCATCCGAATTCACTTTGCAGCCAGTGGAAAGCTGGCCTCAGCTGATATCGAGACAT ATCTGCTGGAAAAGTCCCGTGTCACCTTTCAGCTGAAGGCTGAGAGAGATTACCATATCTTCTATCAGATTCTGTCTCAGAAGAAACCTGAGCTGCTTG aGATGTTGCTCATCACCAACAACCCCTATGACTACACCTTCATCTCCCAAGGAGAGACAACTGTAGCCTCCATCAATGATGCTGACGAGCTGATGGCCACTGAT GATGCCTTTGATGTGCTGGGCTTCACTCAAGAAGAGAAGAACGGCATTTACAAGCTGACAGGAGCCATCATGCACCATGGCAACATGAAGTTCAAGAACAAGCAACGAGAGGAGCAGGCAGAGGCTGATGGCACCGAAG ATGCTGACAAAATATCTTATCTGATGGGCCTGAACTCTGCTGACCTCATCAAAGGTCTCTGTCACCCAAGAGTCAAAGTAGGAAATGAGTGGGTCACCAAGGGACAAAATGTCCAGCAG gtttaCTATGCTATTGGTGCACTGTCTAAGGCAGTGTATGAGAAGATGTTTCTGTGGATGGTGGTGAGGATCAACCATTCCCTGGACACAAAGCAGCCCCGCCAGTACTTCATTGGTGTACTGGACATTGCTGGATTTGAGATCTTTGAT TTCAACACCTTTGAGCAGCTGTGCATCAACTTCACCAATGAAAAACTGCAACAGTTTTTCAACCACCACATGTTTGTGCTGGAGCAGGAAGAGTACAAGAAAGAGGGCATTGAATGGACCTTCATTGATTTTGGTATGGACTTGCAGGCCTGTATTGACCTGATTGAAAAG CCCATGGGTATCATGTCCATCCTTGAAGAGGAGTGCATGTTCCCCAAAGCCTCTGATGCCACCTTTAAAGCCAAGCTCTATGACAACCATCTGGGGAAATCCGGCAACTTCCAGAAGCCCAGAGTTGTCAAAGGGAAACCAGAGGCCCATTTTGCCCTGATGCACTACGCTGGAACTGTTGATTATAATATCAACAATTGGCTGGTGAAGAACAAGGACCCTCTGAATGAGACTGTTGTTGGACTCTACCAGAAGTCAACTCTCAAGCTGTTATCGTTCCTCTTTTTAAATTATGCAGGAGCAGAATCAGGTAAGAATAAGCTGACT AAGGGTTCATCCTTCCAAACTGTGTCAGCCTTGCATAGG GAGAACCTGAACAAGCTGATGACCAACTTGAGGTCTACTCACCCTCACTTTGTACGCTGCATCATCCCCAACGAGACCAAGAATCCTGGGGCCATGGAGAATCCTCTGGTGATGCACCAGCTGCGCTGTAACGGTGTGCTGGAAGGCATCAGGATCTGCAGAAAGGGCTTCCCCAACAGGATCCTCTATGGAGATTTCAAACAGAG atatCGCATCCTGAATCCGGCTGCCATCCCTGATGGTCAGTTCATTGACAGCAGGAAGGGAGCTGAGAAACTTCTTGGGTCTCTGGATATCGACCACAACCAGTACAAGTTTGGACACACTAAG GTGTTCTTCAAGGCTGGTCTTCTTGGGCAATTGGAGGAGATGAGGGATGACCGTTTGTCACTCATCATCACTGGAATCCAGGCTAGATCAAGAGGTCTGCTGGCAAGAGTGGAATTCCAGAAGATTGTTGAAAGGAG AGATGCACTATTGGTGATCCAGTGGAACATCCGTGCCTTCATGGGGGTCAAGAACTGGCCCTGGATGAAGCTCTATTTCAAGATCAAACCTCTATTGAGATCTGCTGAGGCGGAAAAGGAGATGGCCAACATGAAGGAAGAATTCCTGAAGCTGAAAGAGGCTTATGCAAAATCTGAAGCTCGTAGAAAGGAACTAGAGGAGAAAATGGTTTCTCTTCTCCAAGAGAAGAATGACCTGCAGCTCCATGTCCAGGCT GAGCAAGATAATCTTGCAGATGCTGAGGAAAGATGCGAGGGGCTGATCAAGCACAAAATTCAGATGGAAGCAAAAGCCAAAGAGCTATCTGAGAGactggaggacgaggaggagatgAATGCTGAACTTACAGCTAAGAAGAGGAAGTTGGAGGATGAGTGCTCTGAGCTGAAGAAGGACATCGATGACTTGGAGTTAACCCTGGCTaaagtggagaaagagaagcacGCCACCGAGAACAAG GTGAAGAACCTGGTCGAAGAGATGGCTGCTCTGGATGAAATCATTGCAAAGTTGACCAAGGAAAAGAAAGCCTTACAGGAAGCTCATCAGCAAACACTGGATGATCTGCAGAGTGAAGAAGACAAAGTCAACAGCCTGACGAAGGCCAAGGCTAAGCTTGAGCAGCAAGTGGATGAT CTTGAAGGTTCACTggaacaagagaagaagattCGGATGGATCTTGAGAGAGCTAAGAGGAAGCTGGAGGGAGACTTGAAATTAAACCAGGAGAGCCTAATGGACCTGGAGAACGACAAGCAACAACTTGAAGAGCATCtgaaaaa GAAAGATTTTGAAGTCAGTCAGCTCAACAATAAAATAGAAGATGAGCAGGCCATAACCATTCAGCTTCAAAAGAAACTGAAGGAGCTCCAG GCCCGcattgaggagctggaggaagagctTGAGGCAGAGCGAGCTGCCCGAGCCAAGGTGGAGAAGCAGAGAGCAGACTTGgccagagagctggaggagatcagtgagaggctggaggaggccgGTGGAGCAACAGCTGCCCAGATCGAGATGAACAAGAAGAGGGAGGCTGAGTTCCAGAAACTCCGCAGAGACCTCGAAGAGGCAACTCTGCAGCATGAAGCCACTGCTGCCACACTCAGGAAGAAACAAGCTGACAGCGTGGCTGACCTGGGAGAGCAGATTGACAACCTGCAGAGAGTCAAGCAGAaactggagaaggagaagagtgAGCTCAGACTGGAGCTGGATGATGTGGTCTCCAATATGGAACATATTGTGAAGACAAAG ACAAATATAGAGAAGACATGCCGGACTGTGGAGGATCAGATGAATGAATACAAGACCAAATTTGAAGAGGCTCAACGCTGCATCAATGACTTCAATATGCAAAAAGCAAAACTTCAAACGGAAAATG GTGAGCTCTCaaggcagctggaggagaaggatTCGCTAGTGTCTCAACTGACGAGAGGAAAAATGTCCTACACTCAGCAGATTGAAGACCTAAAGCGACAACTGGAAGAAGAAACCAAG GCAAAGAGTGCCCTGGCCCACGCAGTGCAGTCTGCTCGTCATGACTGCGACCTGCTCAGGGAGCAGtacgaggaggagcaggaggccaaGGCTGAACTGCAGCGCAGCATGTCCAAGGCCAACTCTGAGGTGGCTCAGTGGAGAACTAAGTACGAAACCGATGCCATCCAGAGGACTGAGGAACTGGAGGAAGCAAA gaaaaagcTGGCTCAGCGTCTGCAGGAGGCCGAGGAGGCTGTTGAAGCAGTGAATGCTAAATGTTCCTCTCTGGAGAAGACCAAACACAGGCTGCAGAATGAGATTGAAGATCTCATGGTGGATGTGGAGAGGtctaatgctgctgctgctgctctggacAAGAAGCAAAGGAACTTTGACAAG GTCCTGTCTGAGTGGAAGCAAAAGTATGAGGAGTCTCAGTGTGACCTGGAGAGCTCCCAGAAGGAGGCCAGGTCGTTGAGCACTGAGCTCTTCAAACTGAAGAACTCTTATGAGGAGTCTCTGGATCATCTGGAGACCATGAAGAGGGAGAACAAGAACTTACAGG AGGAGATTTCTGACCTCACTGAGCAACTTGGCGAGGGTGGAAAGAGCATCCACGAACTGGAGAAACTACGGAAACAACTGGAACAGGAGAAGAGTGAGATCCAGTCTGCTCTTGAGGAAGCCGAG GCCTCCCTGGAGCATGAAGAGGGTAAGATTTTAAGAGCCCAGCTAGAGTTCAATCAAATTAAAGCAGATATTGAACGGAAACTAGCTGAGAAGGACGAGGAGATGGAGCAGTGCAAGAGGAACCTGCAGAGGACGATTGACACCCTGCAGAGCTCTCTTGAAGCGGAGTGTCGCAGCAGGAATGAAGCCCTGCgtctgaagaagaaaatggagggaGACCTCAATGAGATGGAGATCCAGCTTAGCCAGGCCAACAGGCAGGCGGCTGAGGCCCAGAAACAACTTAAATCTGTTCACGCACATCTGAAG GATTGCCAAATTCAGCTGGATGAGTCTGTTCGGGCCAATGATGATCTTAAAGAGAACATTGCCATTGTTGAGAGGCGCAACAACCTGCTTCAGGCTGAACTGGAGGAGCTCCGGGTTGCTCTGGAGCAAACTGAGAGAGGCCGCAAACTTGCTGAGCAAGAACTGCTGGATGTTAGTGAGAGGGTGCAGCTACTGCACTCACAG AACACCGGCCTGATAaaccagaagaagaaacttGAGGTCGATGCCTCCCAGCTTCAGACTGAAGTTGAGGAAGCGGTGCAGGAGTGCAGAAACGCTGAGGAAAAGGCCAAGAAGGCCATTACTGATGCCGCCATGAtggcagaggagctgaagaaagaGCAGGACACCAGCGCTCACCTGGAGCGCATGAAGAAGAACATGGAGCAAACCATCAAAGACCTGCAGCACCGCCTGGATGAAGCTGAACAGATCGCCATGAAGGGAGGCAAGAAGCAGGTGCAGAAGCTCGAGGCCAGG gTGAGGGAGCTGGAGAATGAGGTAGAGTtggagcagaagaagagcagtGAAGCAGTGAAGGGAATCCGCAAATATGAGAGACGCATCAAGGAGCTCACATACCAG ACTGAGGAAGACCGCAAGAATACTGTGCGTCTGCAGGATCTGgttgacaaactgcagctgaaagtCAAAGCCTACAAGAgagctgctgaggaggct gaggagcaggccaATACTCATCTGAGCAAGTTCCGTAAACTGCAGCACGAGCTGGACGAGGCTGAGGAGCGGGCCGACATCGCTGAGTCTCAGGTCAACAAGCTACGTGCCAAGAGCCGCGACGTGGGCTCAAAG AAAGGGCTAGATGAAGAGTGA